In the genome of Thunnus thynnus chromosome 6, fThuThy2.1, whole genome shotgun sequence, the window CATTTCTGAGAGTCAGAATACCCAAGATGTTTAAACCCAAGATGTCATTAAGAAATGTATCATAACTGGGCTAAATCTGACTGCACATGTATGgagaataaacacatttcagcaacatAAAGAAATGACTCATGTGCAttcaaatgtacaaaaatgtaaacaactcACAGCAACATGAAGCAATCTTTCATTTGAGAGGATAAAACACATTATGTTTGCTTCCGATAGATAATATACaggttttcttcttgttccttcccCTGTATTCCTCTTTTCACAAACCCCTATATTTTGTATTCATATGtatgtgtacacacatacacacacatgtatatatatatatatatatatatatatgtatacatgtgtgtgtatccagcAAGGGTGGGGGCACATATGACCTGCTCcacttttattttgatttataagGCTGGTGGAGAGCATCATCACAGAATCGCTTCATCTTCTCTCCTTTATTACAccacatttgttttcattttactcCCAAGGCCTGGCTGAATACATTACAGATTTCCCATGGGGCTGCAGGGCCAGCTTTCTCCGCCACGGGAGACAATGGGATGACGGGGAGGGATTTCTGAGCATGCTTCATCATTAGAGGCATTAGCATTATTTTGACTTCAAAACATTATCACAGGATTATCATTATTCTCTGTATTATCCGGATAAGTAGACACATTTGTGAGCGCATCGGTCAAGCGTAATGGTCATAATAACAAAAGTAATAATTGCTGAAGCCAGTAAGTGATAATTGGAGACATTAAAAGTGTCAGGTGTCAGAAGGGACTTTTCTAAAGAGCTAAATAAAAAGATACTGTTTCTAATTGAAAAATAtaacctctctctttcccccagCTTAAAACTTTTCTTACCAGCAGCagaataaaatgtgttctttcCTCTTTACTAATGCAGCTTCTACCTCAgatcccatttttttttttgtgatttagaTGAGACAACCCCCACATCCCCCTGCAGCAGtcatttgagacattttttgaTGCCTGAGGGTAAAAGTGGAACACAGAATCTGATTCAGACCTGGGAAGATAACTAAGAGTGGAACATTACGGTGGAGATAATATGGCAATTGGGTTTAGCATACAGAGGTCAATGGCAGGTTAATGCGCAATGTAATACATGATTGACTATGGGAGCCCAGGGGGGAGGGGCGCTGAGGTCAAAGGGTGGCATTCAGACTTGTTTTGGGTCAGTCTGGAAACAATATGAGCACGAGGTGGGGAATTATGCCCATTTATCATGTTTGTCATATGACTTTGGCCCAAAAGATTTCTGTTCACACTGCACAAGAATAATATACAAACTAGAATCGGTGTTTGGTTTCAAAACACTACATTAACTAAAAGCAGCTAAAGACCcatctgttcagacaggcatttgggtagcatgtggtattttattttttcatttgtctcttATGTCTGTTCtccttgtatattttatctggtgtctttgtttttatttattttgatttgattgtatttgattttatttttttgcaaatcaCTTTGTGACTGCTGTCTGTGAAAGGTGccatattaataaactttgcttgcttgcttatGAAAAACTTATGTTTTACCTGACTTATCTtgatttaatataaaatctaatctaaaataCATGATCAGTGTAGCCCTTTTCtcatattatttatttcctcaaaaatattttcctttatCATTTGCTGCTAGATCTTTAATGTGTCAATCAAGAGATAGATACAGCTTTTTTAAGAGGCAGTCATGCTAAAAAACTGCAGTCAACTTGGACATTTAAAAGCCCAAATGCTAATTTCTGCTGACACATCTTCCTTTTGCTTTAAGTCAgccatattttacattttcatggtTATATTATGCAAGCATATTACTGCTATTGTTCATCTCCATCTTCCATCTGCCACAAAAGAGCCTGATCACTTAATTTTAAACTCAATCACCATTTCGCACAAATCCAGTTGTCACCTGCTCTAACTTCCACTTAGAGTCATACTGAACCATCCTTTTTCTACCTCGTTCACATGTTCAACATTCACAGCCGGCAGTGAAACTGATGGCATCTACATCATTTCAAGGACATACAATAACACCCACTAGCCAAGCCTTGTTACATGAATACATAGAGGAAAGGTTTCCAGCTACACTTTTCCATGATTGAATTCCCAAGGacaagaggggggaaaaaaaacaaaaaacattgggGAAATGGAAAGGGAAGGGAGGGAGCACAAATGAGGTGTTTCTGAGCTTTGGTGTGGTGAgaatacaatataaaatataaataaaaagctcaaaatcataaaaatacaataaccTTGTTTACATGGACATGTAAACACATGCAGAAGACACCGTTGCAAGTGTCATATATGTCAGATAGAGTAAATGAGAATAACAACAGATCTCAGATCTTAAAAAGCTCAGAGCTAAGATCCCATTGGCTACTGAGCTTTTCTATAAGCAATGCAGTTGGACATGTAAATTACATGACCTTTCTACTCCTGGGGGTAAAATTACTCCTCACTGCTCACTGCACCCTGTATAATAACCCTCTGGATTCTCCATGTTTGAGGGTTTAGGGatacctgtcaatcaaatcaaagcCAGACAGAATACATTTCCATAGTTACACCACGTTGCAACATCTGAGAGATGCCACAAAGATGTATTTCACAAAAAGACCACATTTGGTCAAGTGTTATTATGaaatttttatcattttgacCCAAACAAACATATAATCACATTGAATAGTGAATTGTGTCTATTGTTAGGAAGTGATATTGGTTCAGGTGTAATCATGCTTCATTATAAAACTTCTCTGGTGTGAGATATAATGTAAAGATTGgtggaagatttaaaaaaaaaaaaaggaaacaggtCTAGGCTGCTTTGATCTTCAAGTGGAGACACCCACCCAGAGGCTATGAATGGTACTGCAGCTTATACAGATTATTTAGATCGTTTCATACCAACATATGAGGAAATTATGATAGAAGTACCTGGTTACAGCTGGCTTGAAAGGAAAGACcacatgaaaactaaaaaaataaaaatctttttatagCTGAATTCAAAACAAATCGTACAATCACATAATTAGCTTCTCTTTTATCCAGAAAGGGCCAAGTCAAGGGAAACTGAACTTGCTTCAGATTCTTGAAGATGTTTAGAAATGGCATCAAAAATCTAAAGCAAGTCTTTCTGGATATATTATGACCTGGATGACTTTTATGCTTCATGAGATGGAGCTCAGCCAGACTCATCTGAAATCTAATACAAGCAAAGCTGCACgctgtcagagaaaaaaaagtaattgaaCACACCATCTCATTCATTTGTCCCTATCCTTATTATCATGGCTTACGGACCCAGCGTTGTTCTTCACGCTCATAAAACTTtcaataaaagaaatgaaaacatacataaatacagaaatttGAATATGATAAAAGAAAGTATATTACTTGAGAAAGGCccttctgtaaaataaagtacttcttctcttcttcttcttctgtaaaAGTGGGTTTTAAGATGAAAGCAGAAACAGGCTCAATCATTGTTAAACTCAAGAACAATAGCACTACTTCACAGCAGATTTATAAGAAATGGTGTAAACAACTAATTATACATTTACACAAATGGTGAGAGTCCACAAATCTCATTTCATTCAAAAACTGTCTTAACAAGCATGAGGAATGCTTTAAAAGCACCTTTTGAGTTGCTTGTCCTTGATAGTAATCATAAAACATCAAGTGTTGTTGTAGGAAGTCATTGTTACAATTGCAGTGAAAGTATCTGGACGAGCAGTGTGCAAATAAACACCACAGTTGAACATGTTGTTCTCCATCTGTCTCAGTTTGGAAGACATGGCTCATTAAGACATATACTCAATATGAATGttatgaaaacagctgtgttGTCTTGGTAAGAACTAAACCACCTCCACAGTTTACATGTAGCTCCTTATTATACCAGAAGATGGCAATACAGGGTGAGACTGAGAACGCTCCGTGCTGTGGAGGATTGTTTGAAAAGACGAAATACAATGTAAACCACTCTTAGAGGAAAATCATTTGTCAAATTGTTACAAACTGTATACTCAAGCCTGAAATCATGGATTAAATTAAAGGGTCATGTGGTTTAAAATGGGCAGTGAATGCAACCAAGTTAAATGCAACAACAGACAATTATAATCTTAAAAGAAACTGACATAATTATCATCTAGCACGAcctaatcaagaaaacaataacTGTCACCCTTATTATCCCTAAATTATGTCCACTagccttttgtgtgtgtgtgtgtgtgtgtgtgtgtgtgtgtgtgtgtgtgtgtgtgtgtgtgtgtgtggcatatAAGCCATCATGGAAAATGAAAACCTTTTTTCAACATTCAAATttcattaaaactaaaatacCACTATTTggaaactttcaaaataaaactataatgATAAACAGAATTTCCTATAAAAAGTAATCCTCCCTCCTTGAGTCCTAAATAAACTCTGTTAGAAACATCTGTTGCTGTCAAATCTCATCAAAAACCTCAGCAGTGATGAAGTACAGAGACGGGAATGAACTCTACAGGCACAAGGACCCAGCATGCTGTGACTGGGCTGCCAAGCCTGCAGGTTGTATACTGGGATATTTGTCCAAACAGGAGTACATTCTTGCGTGCAAGAAGTTAACATGGAGAAACACTGGTCTGCAGTTTGTGCATTGATTTTAGCTCTTGGTGCATTTCTGCACTTTAACTCAGTTTTTGCTGCAGAATCTGATGGAAATTTAACAGGTAAGTTTGTTTTGACTGAGATggtcatttgtgtgtgttttttatactCTACCAATCCACAGATTCCTtctgaaaaatgcatgtttgtcTTCTTCATTCCACAACACAAAGTTGTTTGACAACCAGACACCTTAGTTGACTATATCACAGTTACTAagctgatgttttctttttctgcttcatTGCTTCTTTCTCTCAGTGACTCTCCCCAAACCAGGCCACTGCCCACGACGCCTTAACGTTGTCCCATCACATAAGGGGTGTACGTGTGATGAAGACTGTCCTGCAGACCACAAATGCTGTGTCTTTGACTGTGGAGCTGTCTGTGTCCCTCCTGCTTTCAGTATGAGCCCCAATGTTGATCTTTTTTTCAAGTTGACAGCTGTTAAATCTTTTGTTAATTCCTCTCAGTGACTGAAAGCATGAATCAAGCATGGACAGTCTCTTCTACTTAAACACCAGACTTTTTCCAGACTCTCTGTTACAGTGATAAACTGATTTCTCTTTCCCTTCAGCCAAGCCAGGAGTGTGTCCTCGCAGGCGTTGGGGCTCAGGGCTGTGTGCGGAGTTTTGCTCTAATGACAGTGACTGCCCCAATGATGAGAAATGCTGCCACAATGGATGTGGACATGAGTGCATTGCACCATACACAGGTTAGATATAAACATTATACTCCTCCTGCGGTGTTTGTGATATCTTCTTTATGATCCTGAACACGTTGTAACAGAGTGTGTTCTTGTTTCTGGTGTGACAGTGAAGCGAGGTCGATGCGCTCAGCCCCAAGGAACTCCCATGTGTGCTGAGTACTGCTACCATGATGGTCAGTGTCCAGGAGAGCAGAAATGCTGCAGGACAACCTGCGGCCACGCCTGCAGCGAGCCCTGCTGATTGGACAGCCAGCGACTCAGCTGCATGTGTGCACTTATTAAAGCaacaagaaaatgtgttgaGCGATGAGAAATCATGTTCACTAAATCTCTGTCCATCTCAAAAGTATCCCATTTTGACACGACTTTTGAGCATTAATTGCACAAAGACTATTTGTTTGGATCCTTTAAGGTATTAAATCTATGCTGTCCgtcatttttttgaaaatacattGTGATGGAGTATTTGCTCCACTGTTTAGGAAAGCAAGAAGTATAGAGTAGCCTAATGTTTTGCAGTTATGAAACAATCAGGAGGATAATCCATTAAAGTTTACTTTGAACCTTTTCTCATAAAGcttttttataaagaaaaaatgatcaaCTTGGGGAATACCCCTCAACTGGAGATGGATATGTCGGTGGTGTGTGCCAAACTGGCCACATACAGTAAGCAATTGTCAGTCATTGTCTTCAAAAGACCTTTGTATACTTTTAACTTGATTAGTTTACAACTTAAGtaacctttttttaatgttgataACATTTAGGTCACAGTAAGTTCTTGTGTgttagtagtagtactgtataTTCCATTATATTCTCTCCCCTGCTGTGTAAATGGCTGAGAAATGTACTGTACTTTCTATTGGAAATTCTTTGTATTTCAACTAATAAACATGTTTCCAGTAACTAGAAATGTGTTGTACATTTATCACTTCGCTGGTTATAGGTCTTGAGTTTCACCGGTGTCTCTTTATGGGCTTTTTAAGGCGAGAGCTTGGCTGCACAAACAAACGAAGAATAAGGCCAAGAATGGAAAGTGCTTACTGGCAGAAAACAAGACTATTTAAAGATGTGGCCAAGAACATCTGCTGCCAAAGGTTTCAACACTGCTGCACCACATCACAATGcatcttttttaaatatatgaatagCCAAgttcccttttttcccccctcaatGTATAACTCGAAAGTGTGCTTGAAGTGAAGGTTATGTCAATGAGAATTATGACAAGCCACTCATCACTGAAGGTATGTGTCcttgaaaaacaaactgaaggcTGAAGGCCAGCAGAGGTTCAGTTGTTCTCTGGCTGTATACCTTCTTGCTTAGAGAGAAAACATAGTTTGCAGCTGACCAGATATGAGCATCACTTGTGTGGAATgctgctttttcctttgtttgtgtTCCACACTGTTGCCAAACGTGCAGGGGTGAGAATCTGTGACCGGCAAAATACAGAGACTTCTGTGTTTGTTCTCGCTGAGTGTGCCAGAAGTGGGGCCAAGTTTGTTGACACAAAAATGTGGGCACTCAGTGGGAAGTAATACAGCTCCGGCTCTGGTGCAGTTAAGAATGGTGTACCTTCTTTCACAGCTAGACATTTCAATAAAAGATATTTGTCAGTTTATTGTAAAAGCAATAATGAGAAGGAAGTTTTTGCCGAACACACAAAACCGCTGCAAACATTCACATTCTGCTCACTTTTTCACAGCATGTAATACAGAATGGAGTTGTAGGCAGCTGAGCAGAGGATGTTGTTGTTCTTAgtaaaaagttataaaaaaaacaacaacaaaaaaagcaaaaacaaatgcaTATTATTTCATGGTATGGtaatatttccaaaaaaaaatctgtccatTTCCATTACAGTTGACTGCTTTGAACTGATGCGTGAACAAGTTAACAACCCAGATAAGTGACTGAGAGGTCAACAGACAATCGCATTTAACATTCAACAAGGTTAGGTCTCagagggttggggttaggggggGCACAAAAGGTTCTTCAAAAGGTATTTCTggtattttaaatatttatataaatctaaaatataacattatgaACTCCTCATATGCTTTCCAAATGAATGGTAATCTTATAACTAAGTAGGAAGGCTGTGTAAACTGACGTATTTTCAAAACTTAACGtcacatttaaatattgttgattctgtatgataaatattatatatgCATGTGTAAGAGGACTGTCCTTCACTGC includes:
- the wfdc2 gene encoding WAP four-disulfide core domain protein 3 isoform X1, translating into MEKHWSAVCALILALGAFLHFNSVFAAESDGNLTVTLPKPGHCPRRLNVVPSHKGCTCDEDCPADHKCCVFDCGAVCVPPAFTKPGVCPRRRWGSGLCAEFCSNDSDCPNDEKCCHNGCGHECIAPYTVKRGRCAQPQGTPMCAEYCYHDGQCPGEQKCCRTTCGHACSEPC
- the wfdc2 gene encoding WAP four-disulfide core domain protein 3 isoform X2, with protein sequence MEKHWSAVCALILALGAFLHFNSVFAAESDGNLTAKPGVCPRRRWGSGLCAEFCSNDSDCPNDEKCCHNGCGHECIAPYTVKRGRCAQPQGTPMCAEYCYHDGQCPGEQKCCRTTCGHACSEPC